From one Mytilus trossulus isolate FHL-02 chromosome 10, PNRI_Mtr1.1.1.hap1, whole genome shotgun sequence genomic stretch:
- the LOC134686691 gene encoding profilin-4-like isoform X3: protein MDAVKMNQLQNLLHDALISTDHVQHCAIIRRKDCNIRASSVGFNLHQEQVQILLDAFKNPPQTREEGIYFDDRQYKCVRADKNSIYGKCDKRGLILVRTQSMLLISTYSENMFPSVCVEAVEKLADYFKEKGK, encoded by the exons ATG GATGCAGTAAAGATGAATCAGCTGCAGAATTTGCTGCATGATGCACTGATTTCCACTGACCATGTGCAGCACTGTGCCATCATCAGACGCAAGGACTGTAACATCAGAGCTAGTTCTGTAGGGTTTAAT cTTCACCAAGAACAAGTACAGATTTTACTAGATGCTTTTAAAAATCCCCCACAGACAAGAGAAGAAGGAATTTACTTTGATGATAGACAATACAAATGTGTGCGAGCAGACAAGAACTCCATATATGGTAAATGT GATAAAAGAGGACTTATTTTAGTGAGAACACAATCTATGTTGTTAATATCCACTTACTCAGAGAATATGTTTCCTAGCGTATGTGTAGAGGCTGTAGAAAAACTAG CTGATTATTTTAAGGAGAAGGGAAAGTGA
- the LOC134686691 gene encoding profilin-4-like isoform X2 codes for MNNMNFLFRRESLDIMDAVKMNQLQNLLHDALISTDHVQHCAIIRRKDCNIRASSVGFNLHQEQVQILLDAFKNPPQTREEGIYFDDRQYKCVRADKNSIYGKCDKRGLILVRTQSMLLISTYSENMFPSVCVEAVEKLADYFKEKGK; via the exons ATGAACAACATGAATTTCTTGTTCAGGAGGGAAAGCTTGGATATAATG GATGCAGTAAAGATGAATCAGCTGCAGAATTTGCTGCATGATGCACTGATTTCCACTGACCATGTGCAGCACTGTGCCATCATCAGACGCAAGGACTGTAACATCAGAGCTAGTTCTGTAGGGTTTAAT cTTCACCAAGAACAAGTACAGATTTTACTAGATGCTTTTAAAAATCCCCCACAGACAAGAGAAGAAGGAATTTACTTTGATGATAGACAATACAAATGTGTGCGAGCAGACAAGAACTCCATATATGGTAAATGT GATAAAAGAGGACTTATTTTAGTGAGAACACAATCTATGTTGTTAATATCCACTTACTCAGAGAATATGTTTCCTAGCGTATGTGTAGAGGCTGTAGAAAAACTAG CTGATTATTTTAAGGAGAAGGGAAAGTGA
- the LOC134686691 gene encoding profilin-4-like isoform X4 encodes MNQLQNLLHDALISTDHVQHCAIIRRKDCNIRASSVGFNLHQEQVQILLDAFKNPPQTREEGIYFDDRQYKCVRADKNSIYGKCDKRGLILVRTQSMLLISTYSENMFPSVCVEAVEKLADYFKEKGK; translated from the exons ATGAATCAGCTGCAGAATTTGCTGCATGATGCACTGATTTCCACTGACCATGTGCAGCACTGTGCCATCATCAGACGCAAGGACTGTAACATCAGAGCTAGTTCTGTAGGGTTTAAT cTTCACCAAGAACAAGTACAGATTTTACTAGATGCTTTTAAAAATCCCCCACAGACAAGAGAAGAAGGAATTTACTTTGATGATAGACAATACAAATGTGTGCGAGCAGACAAGAACTCCATATATGGTAAATGT GATAAAAGAGGACTTATTTTAGTGAGAACACAATCTATGTTGTTAATATCCACTTACTCAGAGAATATGTTTCCTAGCGTATGTGTAGAGGCTGTAGAAAAACTAG CTGATTATTTTAAGGAGAAGGGAAAGTGA
- the LOC134686691 gene encoding profilin-4-like isoform X1, with amino-acid sequence MGDIDLKRNPQFQVSGLPDAVKMNQLQNLLHDALISTDHVQHCAIIRRKDCNIRASSVGFNLHQEQVQILLDAFKNPPQTREEGIYFDDRQYKCVRADKNSIYGKCDKRGLILVRTQSMLLISTYSENMFPSVCVEAVEKLADYFKEKGK; translated from the exons atgggagatattgatttgaaaagGAACCCACAATTCCAAGTCTCTGGACTTCCT GATGCAGTAAAGATGAATCAGCTGCAGAATTTGCTGCATGATGCACTGATTTCCACTGACCATGTGCAGCACTGTGCCATCATCAGACGCAAGGACTGTAACATCAGAGCTAGTTCTGTAGGGTTTAAT cTTCACCAAGAACAAGTACAGATTTTACTAGATGCTTTTAAAAATCCCCCACAGACAAGAGAAGAAGGAATTTACTTTGATGATAGACAATACAAATGTGTGCGAGCAGACAAGAACTCCATATATGGTAAATGT GATAAAAGAGGACTTATTTTAGTGAGAACACAATCTATGTTGTTAATATCCACTTACTCAGAGAATATGTTTCCTAGCGTATGTGTAGAGGCTGTAGAAAAACTAG CTGATTATTTTAAGGAGAAGGGAAAGTGA